From the Planctomycetaceae bacterium genome, one window contains:
- a CDS encoding IS3 family transposase, producing EYIEVFYNRKRLHSSIGYVSPEAFEAGLN from the coding sequence TTGAATACATCGAAGTGTTTTACAATCGTAAACGGCTACACAGTTCGATAGGCTATGTCAGCCCCGAAGCGTTCGAGGCGGGCCTGAATTGA
- a CDS encoding response regulator transcription factor: protein MSQPPETQDKKTRLLLVDDHPIVRQGIAMLVSKESDMEVCAEASSAAEALAMIKQTEPDVAVVDLSLKDSSGIDLIKDVAVRFPSLLVLVLSMRDEAFFAERVLRAGARGYLTKEQAPQKVIAAIRQVVAGELYVSDKISASVVRKFVQGRAASAGSLDALTDRELEIFEMIGGGLPTRDIARRLHISSKTVDSHREHIKGKLRLASSSDLLKYAIGWVQNNSM, encoded by the coding sequence ATGTCACAGCCGCCGGAAACGCAAGACAAGAAAACGCGTCTGCTCCTTGTGGACGATCATCCAATCGTCCGCCAGGGAATCGCCATGCTGGTCAGCAAAGAGAGCGACATGGAGGTCTGCGCCGAGGCCTCAAGCGCCGCCGAAGCCTTGGCCATGATCAAGCAGACCGAACCGGACGTGGCGGTCGTCGACCTTTCGCTCAAGGACAGCAGCGGGATCGACCTGATCAAAGATGTGGCCGTGCGCTTCCCGAGCCTGCTGGTGCTGGTGCTGTCGATGCGCGACGAGGCGTTTTTCGCCGAGCGCGTTCTGCGGGCCGGCGCCCGCGGCTATCTGACGAAGGAACAAGCGCCGCAGAAGGTCATCGCGGCGATCCGGCAGGTGGTGGCGGGCGAGCTTTATGTCAGCGATAAGATATCCGCATCGGTGGTCCGCAAGTTCGTGCAGGGTCGCGCGGCCAGCGCCGGCTCGCTCGACGCGCTGACCGACCGCGAGCTGGAAATATTCGAGATGATCGGCGGCGGATTGCCCACGCGCGACATTGCGCGGCGGCTTCACATCAGTTCCAAGACCGTCGATTCGCACCGCGAGCACATCAAGGGCAAGCTGCGCCTGGCCAGTTCGTCAGACCTGCTCAAGTACGCCATCGGCTGGGTTCAGAACAACAGCATGTAA
- a CDS encoding sigma-70 family RNA polymerase sigma factor translates to MLCSATAPSATLDFDAPSASLHPRQPSLHALEADLTLYVNDESFEAPDAEERFWGPDAMRVRINRYRLAPPVQDDECDQPRREPTTTLSVTEERFMFLRYNYAKCRLAQARDARQRRAMYLWNSRARWARSQIIHANLALVPVMAQRAINRGVDFDDLLSEGYLAVMRCVEKFDVSRGYKFSTYACRSILASFSRLQRKARTVRKYIICEFDPEFEGSDHPQTVHDQQHTDAIETVREVLTGNSANLNPAELQVIQKRFPMTGPEKGQTLAQVGSILGLSPESVRQIEKRSLAKIRLALEKFFAA, encoded by the coding sequence ATGCTCTGCAGCGCGACCGCTCCCTCGGCCACACTCGATTTCGACGCCCCGTCCGCTTCCCTGCACCCGCGTCAGCCCAGCTTGCACGCCCTCGAGGCCGACCTGACGCTCTACGTCAACGATGAATCGTTCGAGGCCCCCGACGCCGAGGAGCGGTTCTGGGGCCCCGACGCCATGCGCGTGCGGATCAATCGCTACCGCCTGGCGCCCCCGGTCCAGGACGACGAGTGCGACCAGCCTCGGCGCGAGCCCACGACGACCCTGAGCGTCACCGAGGAGCGGTTCATGTTCCTGCGGTACAACTACGCCAAGTGCCGCCTGGCGCAGGCCCGCGACGCGCGTCAGCGGCGGGCGATGTACCTCTGGAACTCGCGGGCGCGATGGGCGCGGTCGCAGATCATCCACGCCAACCTGGCGCTGGTTCCGGTGATGGCCCAGCGGGCGATCAACCGCGGCGTCGACTTCGACGACCTGCTCTCGGAAGGGTACCTGGCCGTGATGCGCTGCGTCGAGAAGTTCGACGTCTCGCGCGGGTACAAGTTCTCGACCTACGCCTGCCGCTCGATCCTGGCCAGTTTCTCGCGCCTTCAGCGCAAGGCCCGCACCGTTCGCAAGTACATCATCTGCGAGTTCGACCCGGAGTTCGAGGGCAGCGACCACCCCCAGACCGTCCACGACCAGCAGCACACCGACGCCATCGAGACCGTGCGCGAGGTGCTGACGGGCAACTCGGCCAACCTCAACCCCGCCGAACTGCAGGTCATCCAGAAGCGCTTCCCCATGACCGGACCGGAAAAGGGCCAGACCCTCGCCCAGGTCGGCAGCATCCTGGGCCTCTCGCCCGAGTCGGTGAGGCAGATCGAGAAACGCTCCCTGGCAAAAATCCGTCTGGCGTTGGAGAAATTTTTTGCAGCCTGA
- a CDS encoding ferredoxin encodes MRASVTDNCTGCGVCADICPEVFELGDDGLATVISEPSDEDVVATCIEAAETCPAEAIQLDEEDD; translated from the coding sequence ATGAGAGCATCAGTAACCGACAACTGCACCGGCTGTGGCGTCTGCGCGGATATCTGCCCTGAAGTCTTTGAACTCGGCGACGACGGCCTGGCTACGGTTATCAGCGAACCGTCCGACGAAGACGTCGTGGCCACTTGCATCGAGGCGGCAGAAACCTGCCCCGCCGAAGCCATCCAGCTCGACGAGGAAGACGACTAA
- a CDS encoding biopolymer transporter ExbD has translation MVRRDKLVGFWAMSVLIAAMAIPPVIAAAGIWRCDSWRGGALMVAIAAGAAVALCAAAFVLGVIAMPRVTAAVAAVGACLYGLAATIGCMFLAANASSPPQWVLYWARPLVVELALDTLRQEFAPVEVEPLPAAPVRHELVVLIRGRSGGESIYEVAGRAMNLESLTERLAGELHAQPQVWVLIRGDRQATVQQVAQAVRACRKAGLRDNQIGYDNRPVD, from the coding sequence ATGGTGCGGCGCGACAAACTGGTGGGCTTCTGGGCGATGTCGGTCCTGATCGCCGCCATGGCGATTCCGCCGGTCATTGCGGCCGCGGGGATCTGGCGTTGCGACTCCTGGCGCGGCGGGGCGTTGATGGTCGCCATTGCGGCCGGGGCGGCGGTGGCTCTGTGCGCCGCGGCGTTCGTGCTGGGCGTGATCGCCATGCCTCGGGTCACGGCGGCGGTGGCGGCTGTCGGGGCGTGCCTGTACGGCTTGGCCGCGACGATCGGGTGCATGTTTCTGGCGGCCAACGCATCGTCGCCGCCGCAGTGGGTTCTGTATTGGGCGCGGCCGCTCGTTGTGGAACTGGCGCTGGACACGCTGAGGCAGGAGTTCGCCCCGGTGGAGGTCGAGCCTTTGCCGGCGGCGCCGGTGCGTCATGAGCTTGTGGTGCTGATCCGCGGCCGCTCCGGCGGCGAATCGATCTACGAAGTGGCCGGGCGGGCGATGAACCTGGAGAGCCTGACCGAGCGGCTGGCGGGGGAGCTGCACGCCCAGCCGCAGGTGTGGGTGCTCATCCGCGGCGATCGACAGGCGACGGTGCAGCAGGTCGCCCAGGCCGTCCGCGCCTGCCGAAAGGCCGGCCTGCGGGACAATCAGATCGGCTATGACAACCGCCCGGTGGACTAA